Genomic DNA from Leptospira venezuelensis:
CCGGAGGAACAGGATCCACTACGAATTTATTTACAATCAATTCCAGGATGTATTTTACTACAGGTGCATTCGTGACTTTAAAATTCGTTTACGATGCGACTCAAAACCAAGGAACAGTTGATGCTCAGCAAGGGTTTTCCTTCTCCGGCCTCCCTGCATTAGGAGTTTCACCTGTGGTAGCAAACTACGGAAAAATTTTCTGGGGCGGAAGTGGAGTACCTGTGGACACTGGAACTTCTAGCACACAAGCGCTCTCCTATCTAACAGTTACTTTGGATTTAGTGGGAAATAAAGTAACAACAGGATCTGCAGGTCTCGCCTTGACCCAATGTTATACTACAGACTTTATCAACTGTACTTCTGCTACTTCTTCCAGTATGTGTTATACGCAAGATGGTTTAAAATGTTATAATACGAATACCGCAAGCGGTCCTACTGTTTCCATCAAGGGTGATATTAACTGTACAAGTAACGCGATCCCTTCCGGTTCATCGACAACCAGCCAGTAATAAACATTTAGATTAAATAGCTAAAAAGCCGTGGGTTCATCCGCGGCTTTTTTTATGCCCATCCCTTACTTTAGGTACCTCATTTGGGATAGAGGAATATTCATATTATTATAAAGTGATTCTCCCTTGTATCTAAAATATTTGACCGTTACGCACTTTAGAAAATCATACTACTCTAAATCAATCCCAAAAGGACAAAAATGAATCGTAAGACTATTTTCCTGATCGCTTCTGCGTTAGTAATGTTCAACTGTGCTTTCCCTTCTACGAGAGAAGGAATGAGAGTTACAGACTTTAAAGCTCCCAAAAAAGTCGGAGATAAGATCTATATCAACGAATCTGTGGGCGGAAGTATTACTTTGCCATTTTGGATTTCCAAAATTTCTGACGAAGAATTCACTGCAGCAGTAAAAGAATCCGTAGCAGCAGCAGGCCTTTTCGAAACTCTCGAAGAACAATTCGGGAACAATTGGCACCTTAAAATCGAGATCGTAGATGTGGATCGACCTTACTTCGGAACCACTTTTACAGTAAAAACGAAGATCAAATACACATTATCCAAAGGAACTCAGGTAATTTCTGAACTTTTAGTCGACGAATCCGGCGAAGCAACTATTGGCGATGCTATATTTGGAGTAAGAAGATTAAGACTAGCAAATGAAAATTCAGCAAGAGCGAATATCAAAAAGTTCTTGGAAGAAGTTTCCAAAGTGCAAGTAAAAGTTCCAGGCAAAAAATAACTATTTACGTGCTACAGAAGGCGAGAGAAATTCTTTCGCCTTCCTTCTCTCCCATTCAAAGAATCAGACTTCCATCAATTTGCGGAATTGTTCTTTAACAAGATTACCCTCGTTAGATTCCGGATACGATTTTAAGAAGGTTAATAATCCCTCTACGTCGGCGACAAATTCTTTGTTTAAACTTTTCCGAATATTATATCGGTTCAATAAGGATAGAATGACAAGATCGTCATCTGAATTTCTTTCTTCCTTAGCAAACAAAGAATGAGCTAACTTTTTATCGTTTTTATCTGCAACTTCTAATAGCTTTAAGACCGGATAGGTATACAAACCATTACGGAAATCTTTTAGAGGGATCTTTCCAGTTTGATCTCCTGCTTGGAAATAATCGATCGCATCATCCTGTTTCTGAAATAAAGAACCCAAGCGGATCCCGAACTCATGTAATTTTTTTCTGGTTTTCTTAGGAACTTCTGTTAATATACCTGCTGCTTCTGATACAGCTCCGAATAGGGATGCAGTTTTTCCGTAGACCACTTTATTATAGATATCTAATGTAATTTTGGGATTTTTCTCCCATTCCATTTGAATAAGTTCGCTCACGGAAAGATCTTTGATCACAGTTGTAAAAAGATCCATCAAATCCGGAGAACCCAAACTGTTTAGATGGTCTATTCCGCATGCAAGAAGATAATCCCCTGCTAAGATAGAAGTTTTGTTTCCGAATTTAGAAGGAACACTTGGCATTCCTCTTCTGGTCTGGGCCTCATCTACTACATCATCATGAAGAAGGCTAGCAGCATGGATGAGTTCCGCGATAGCACCAACGTCGGAATATTTATCTCCCTTATAGCCAAGGATCTTACAAAGGCAATAATGCAGAATAGGACGTATTCTTTTTCCACCCGACCGAATCGTATATTCTTTGATCTCGGCCAGAATGCGCAGATCTTCGTCTATGATATCTTTTAGTTTTTTATCGAACTTACGGACTAAGAGATCTTTCAATCCTTTTGCTTTCACGCGGGTTTCCTGTTACGACAGTATTTAGAAATGAATTTTCGGCTCAAGCAGTAAAGGGCGAAAGGAGTGAAGTTCCTAACCAATTTCTGGTCAAGGTTTCCACTTATTGTCCAAGGCGAGAAGATGACGAGAAAGGACCTTTTCCATATCTCTGTCCTCTTTTTTACGATAGATATGAATTAGATTTCTGAACATTCTTTTGAGAATTGTCAAGCTGCTCGCATGAGTGAAGTATCTTTCATGGGCTTGAAATCCGTTGGCTTTTAGAAAACGAATGCAGGTAGAACGATCCAACATTACGCCGCCATGATAAGAATCGATGTAAGTCTGGAATTCAGAAGATTCAAAATGTAATAGAAAGTGCAAAGGCATATTCACCCCATATAAGGGGAGTTGCAATCTATGAGCCACTAAGAGATAGATAACGGAAAGTGAGATAGGTATTCCCTTTTTAGAAGAGAATACCTTATGCAGGTAGGAATTATTCGGGTCCTCGTATTGGTCGTGGTTTCCGCCAAAACCCTCTTCCTGAGAAAGAACTCGAGTTAAAAAATGCACTTTGACTTCGTCTGACGCGAGGTCTTCGTTCAAGTCCACGAGTTCCTCGACACGAATTGCAATCTTGTCCAGATAAGTTCTGAACTCCAAATAAGAAAGATCTGAATCAATCACGGATGAAAGAAGAAATACACCTTCTTCCAGATCATCGTAATGATTTGGATGGCCCTTTTCTGCTAAGATAGAATAACGATAGCTGATTCTTTCTGAATGAACTTCTGCACTCACTGAACGTGCAAAAACTCTAAGAGTCGGATCTTTTAGTTCGTCTGCAATCTCCTGAACTCTAACTTGCCAAGGGATCATGCTAGCGATCTCTTTTATGATCCTAGATTTATCTTGAAGAGAAGAAAACTCCAACTGATAAAACTTGTCCTCGATCTTGTCCGGGGGAAAAGGAACTGTGCCGAAGAAAGAATCGGAAAATTGCATATATATAAAATCTGATTTCAAAAACGAAAGTCAATTCGGATCTGAAAGATATGAACAAAAAAAGGATGAGTACAATAAGATAACTATGTCTTCCATCTTTTTCGAACACACTTGTTCAAGCGATCGGAAAAGATGAATGAGACTTTTGTTATGTTAAGAAAAATATTTGGGTTAGAAAAATTTCTTTCTCTAACCCTAGGGGATTAAGCGATTACTTGTTCTAATTCTTCGAGTGCTTTCTTTTCTTGCTCTGCATTTGGAGGAGTTCCATGCCAACCTGGGTTATTTTCCATGAAGGAGACACCTTTTCCAAGAACAGTTTCGAAAAGAATAATTGTAGGGGAACCTTTATGAGCTTTTGCCTTTTCGAAAGCGGAGATAATGGATTCAACATTATGACCATCTGCTTCTAATACATTCCATCCGAATGCAGCAAACTTTTTGTTAAGAGGTTCCAGATTCATCACATCTTTGGTGAATCCGTCGATCTGGATCCCGTTTTTATCCATAAACGCAATCAGATTGTCGGTCTTATAGTGAGCAGCGGATTGTGCTGCTTCCCAAGTCATACCTTCTCCACATTCTCCGTCAGAGATACATGCATATACTTTGTAGTCTTTTTTAGAAAGTCTTGCACCTAAAGCGATTCCTACTGCAACAGAAAGTCCTTGGCCTAAAGATCCGGAAGAACTTTCGATTCCTTTTAAATAACGGGTAGAAGGATGCCCTTGTAATTTAGAGTTTATGTTCCTAAAAGTAAGAAGTTCGGACTCTGGGAAAAATCCTGCCTGAGCCATAGCAGCATAACGTACTGCGCATACGTGACCGTTGGAAAGGATAAGCCTATCTCTATCTTCCCAATCTGGATCAGAAGGTTTATGATTTAAGACCTTTTTGTATAATACTGCGTAGATATCTGCTAATCCGAGCGGGCCGCCCGGGTGACCGGATTTAGCCGCAGTAACCATTTTGATCACGTTTTTGCGGATATTATTAGCGAATATTTTGATTTCTTTGGTGTCTTCCACGTAGGCGCTCCGGTATTAATTCGAGCGGAACAAAAACAGTCCCGATAGATAAACGAGTGTGTATAATGGTAGAAAAATAAAATGAAGCTTCCTATGGAATTCTTTTTTTCTAGTCAGCCCTGACCAACCCATGAGTAACATCAGAATAAGTGTAATAGCAGCAATCGCTCTATGAATGTCTATATACAGTTTATCGACAGTGGCGATTAGTCCTGACTGCTCTATCCCTGGCCCCAAATATTTTAAGCCGAGCAAATAAACCGCTGTGCTCAAATTAAAAAGGATCCCTCCTAAGTTAAAGATCCTATGTAATCGGTTATTCCGAAAACGAAACCAATACCCTGTATAAAAAAATAGGATTGAGAGAGTCATTCCAGTATTGATCAGAAAAAGAGACATCTGTCCAAAAGACAATATTTGAAACTAGGAGAAAATCCTTTTTAATCGATTGACCCGACAAAATGATTTCGAAAACTGTCTCTTGAACGCTGCCTTAGCTCAATTGGTAGAGCATCTGATTTGTAATCAGACGGTTGTGGGTTCGATTCCTATAGGCAGCTCGTTCATTTTCCGAATAAGATTGACCAGCCACCCTAAGCAAAAATAATGGCTTTCAACAACGGGTAGGTACTCAAGCGGTCAACGAGGGCAGACTGTAAATCTGCTGGCCCAGCCTTCGAAGGTTCGAATCCTTCCCTGCCCAAAAGTTTCTTCCTTTCCCCTTAAAACAAAATCCTAATATACTGAAAAATCCTTGGAAGGATTCGAAGCTTTCGAGTGAAAGCATTCATAGCGACCCGTAGGGAGCGTAAATGAATGCGACTCGAGCCATGGATGGCGAAGAGCGCGAGAAAGACGCCTCGGAGCCCAGTCGAACACGAAGTGAGACTGCGTAGAGGCGAATCCTTTTTCTGATATATAATTTATTAATCAATCTTCCCCAAATAATCTATAACTAAGGGAAAGATTTAAAGCCTTAGAATCATTACTTGAATTCAGAATTATAAAAATTCGATTCTGCTTACTAAAATCTCCACCTGCGCTGCGAATAGAAGCATATGCCGGAA
This window encodes:
- a CDS encoding LIC10920 family plasminogen-binding lipoprotein, coding for MAFSKSFISKLFPAFIGLIATAAVLVSCNTGDTNKVDLTVTGTDGSTFPIQGEVDKDKTSNCGTATPYSSSSGGTTTGTTTGGTGSTTNLFTINSRMYFTTGAFVTLKFVYDATQNQGTVDAQQGFSFSGLPALGVSPVVANYGKIFWGGSGVPVDTGTSSTQALSYLTVTLDLVGNKVTTGSAGLALTQCYTTDFINCTSATSSSMCYTQDGLKCYNTNTASGPTVSIKGDINCTSNAIPSGSSTTSQ
- a CDS encoding polyprenyl synthetase family protein, with amino-acid sequence MKAKGLKDLLVRKFDKKLKDIIDEDLRILAEIKEYTIRSGGKRIRPILHYCLCKILGYKGDKYSDVGAIAELIHAASLLHDDVVDEAQTRRGMPSVPSKFGNKTSILAGDYLLACGIDHLNSLGSPDLMDLFTTVIKDLSVSELIQMEWEKNPKITLDIYNKVVYGKTASLFGAVSEAAGILTEVPKKTRKKLHEFGIRLGSLFQKQDDAIDYFQAGDQTGKIPLKDFRNGLYTYPVLKLLEVADKNDKKLAHSLFAKEERNSDDDLVILSLLNRYNIRKSLNKEFVADVEGLLTFLKSYPESNEGNLVKEQFRKLMEV
- a CDS encoding transglutaminase-like domain-containing protein, producing MQFSDSFFGTVPFPPDKIEDKFYQLEFSSLQDKSRIIKEIASMIPWQVRVQEIADELKDPTLRVFARSVSAEVHSERISYRYSILAEKGHPNHYDDLEEGVFLLSSVIDSDLSYLEFRTYLDKIAIRVEELVDLNEDLASDEVKVHFLTRVLSQEEGFGGNHDQYEDPNNSYLHKVFSSKKGIPISLSVIYLLVAHRLQLPLYGVNMPLHFLLHFESSEFQTYIDSYHGGVMLDRSTCIRFLKANGFQAHERYFTHASSLTILKRMFRNLIHIYRKKEDRDMEKVLSRHLLALDNKWKP
- a CDS encoding transketolase, which translates into the protein MEDTKEIKIFANNIRKNVIKMVTAAKSGHPGGPLGLADIYAVLYKKVLNHKPSDPDWEDRDRLILSNGHVCAVRYAAMAQAGFFPESELLTFRNINSKLQGHPSTRYLKGIESSSGSLGQGLSVAVGIALGARLSKKDYKVYACISDGECGEGMTWEAAQSAAHYKTDNLIAFMDKNGIQIDGFTKDVMNLEPLNKKFAAFGWNVLEADGHNVESIISAFEKAKAHKGSPTIILFETVLGKGVSFMENNPGWHGTPPNAEQEKKALEELEQVIA